Genomic window (Deinococcus yavapaiensis KR-236):
CAAGCCGCGGTTGGCGTTCAGGGTGGCGGTACTCGACCAGCCGAAGGCGCCCGCGTCGTTCTTGGTGAGTTTCGCGGCGGCGTCGAGGACGACGAGAGCCTCGCCGGACAAGCCGAGGGTTTGGAGGACGCCGCCGAGATTGGTGAGGGTTTGAGGATTTTGCGGCTCGAGGCGGTGGGCGACGAGGAGGGCGGCGAGGGCGGCGTTGGGCTTGCCGAGCATGGCGGCGGCGAGGGCAGCTTGCGAGGCGCTCTTGGGAGTTTTGGCGTCGAGGCTGGCGGTGAAGGCTTGCCAGCCTTTGGCTTCGTTGTTCTCCAGCCACGCCTGCGCGTTCTTGAGCGCTTCGGTAAGCGATGTTGGCATGGCGCGAGGCGTGCCAGGAGCTACCTTGGCGAGGTTCATTCGCATTTGCGCGAGGGTCAATTCGAGCTCGGCGCGCACAGGACTGTCTCCAGGCAAACCCGAGACCACCTTCGTCAGGTTGTCGTAGCCCGTGAGTAAGTTCCGTGGAGCCTTCGAGCGGTCAAAGTCGCTGGAACCACACAAAGCGAAGTTCGGCAGCTTCGCCTCGAAGCTTGCTTCGGAGGCCAAGGAGCGCGCGTCACTCCAAGCACGAAAGGGAACGGAGGCGCTCAATGCCGTCGACGAAAGGGCAAGCAGCAGGAGGAAGGGTCGCTTCATGCTCACACGGTACGAGAAGGGTGATGGCCCGCGAATGTTGCGCCCGCGCCGCTCGAATTACTTGACGCCGCCGGGACTGGCGATGAAGCTCCACTTGTCGCTCAACGCGCCCGACACGTCCTTCAGCACGTCTTGCGCGCCGCTCGTGGCGCCGTCCTTCACGTTCGCCTTGGCCGACGTGGTGATCGAAACGCCCGCGTCCGTGATGCCCGACGCGCCCCACGACACGTACGCACCTTGCTGCGACTTCACGCCGACCGTGGCGGGACCCACCCCGACGCTCGCGCCTTCTTGAATGCCGACCGTGACCGTGTATTCCTTCGTGGCGAACTTTTCCGAGATCGATCCGAACGCGCCGATCCAGCCGGGCGTGACCGCCGTGACGTTCATGGAGTCGCACGAGATGCGGAAGCTCACGACGTGCACGGAAAACGCCAGGCTCATGTTGTCGAATACCGCCTTGCAAGGATCGGCGCGAGGCGTCAACAGGTCTTCGGCCACCTTGTCGGGCACGCTCGACGCGGCGCTCGCCACGCAATCCTGATAGCTTCGGATGTCCTTCGCCCAGTGCAGAGCTTCACCCACGTACCCCATGAACTCGGTCGTCACGAGAAACTCGGCGGTCAAGGACGCCCGCTCGTGCCACAGGGGATCGCTGAAGTTCGCCGCGAGGGCCGTGTGAAGCTTGTACGAGGCTTTGAGGTACGCGCCGAGGTTCTCGGCGTGGGCGTGCATGGCGCTTCGCCACTTGTCGTTTTGTGACAGCATCGCCGGGACGCACAGCGCGCGCTTGACTTCGGCCGTGGCCGCCTTGATCGAGATTTCGGGCATGATGCAGCCGCTCTCGCAGTGCGAGAAGTCCATGTCGGCCTTCGAGACTTCCCAATCGGACTTGTGATGAGAGTCGTAGAGACGTTTGACGGTCGGCTCGTCGTTCACGTGAAGGAATGCTTGCCAAAGCGCTTCCCGGCGGGCTTGCACGAGCGGCGACGCGGCGGGTTGGCGGCGAAACCGCGCCTCGACGTCCTCGCTGCGCTTGCGCAAGCTTTCCCAACGCGCGTGAAGATCGTCGTGGAGCTTTTGGTACTTGTCGAGCAGCGCGAGCGCGTCGCCGGGCGTTTGCGGCAACTTGAGGTTGGGCATCGTGAAGTCCTGGCCGCGAGAAAGGTCGAACGTGAACGACGCGGGCAGGTGGGCCGAGGCGTTGACGTCCTTCGCGGAGGCCGCTTCGCTCACCTCGACCGTCGCCGGTTCGGTCGCTTGCGGGTCCGTCGTCTTGGCGGGCGGCGGCGTCACGCTCGGCGAGCGGCGGAGTCCGGCGCGCGCGAACTTCGCGGCTTGCGCGGTCTTGCCTTGGCACGTGAGGACGCGCGCGAGTCCGAGCCGCGCTTCGGCGAGCATCGGCTCGCTGTCGACGGCGCTCGTCAAGGCCTTCTCGGCGTCCGGCCAGCGACGCAAATCGGCGAGGGTGAGGCCCCGGTTGGCGTTCAGGGTCGCGGCGCTCGACCAACCCAACGCGCCCGAGTCGTTCTTCGAGACCTTGGCCGCCGCGTCGAGCACGACGAGCGCTTCGCCGGTCAATCCCAGCGTGTTCAGCACGCCGCCGAGATTCACGAGGTGCTGCGCGTTTTGCGGATCGAGCTTTTGCGCGGTCAGAAGGGCCGCCAGGGCCGCGTTGGGCTTGCCGAGCATCGCCGCCGCGAGGGCCGCTTGCGAAGCTTTCTTCGCGTCTTTGGCGTCCTCGCTGGCCGAGAAGGCCCTCCATCCTGCCGCTTCGTTCTTCTCCAGCCACGCTTGAGCGTTCTTGAGCGCCTCGGCGAGAGTGGCTGGAATTTGCACGGCCGGGAGCGGAGCGGCTTTCGCGTAGTTCACGCGCATCTGAGCGAGCGTCGGTTCCAAGCTGAGGCGCGTGGGGTCGTCGGCCTTCATGGACGTCACGAGCTTGACCATGTTGTCGTAGGCGCTCAACGCATCCGTGGAGACTTTCGATCGATCGAAGTCCGCACCTTCACAAGCGGCGAAACTGGGCAACTTCGCCGCGAAGCTCGCTTCGGGCGGCAAGGATCGCGCGTCACTCCACGCGCGCAAGGATGCGGACTCGGCCAACGCGGTCGAGCACAGCGCGGCCGAACACAAGACCAATAACGGCAAAGCTCTTTTCATGCTCGTACGGTACGAAGACGATGGTGGCGGCAGAATGTCGGGTCGCGGCGAGAGGACGCCCGCCATGCGAGACGTTTCCACGAGAGAACGGGGAACGGGAAGCGGGAGGGCCTTGCCCTCCCGCTTCCCGTTCTCTCGCCGTGTTCTCAGGCCGGACGCGCCTGCACCGCCGAGCGGCGAGCGCCGAGCGTCACGAGCGCGAGGCCCAGCAGGAACCAACCGATGGCGGTGTGCCACGCGAACTCCGCTTGCGGCAAGTCCTCGAGGCGAGCGAACGCCATGTACGCGAAGCCGACGGGCAGCGAGATGCCGCACGCGAGCGGCGCGAGCCGATGAGGCATCGGCAGCACGCGCGCGAACAGCGCGGCGACGCTCACGACGAACGTCAGCAGCATGCTCAGCGGCCACGTGAGGTCCGTGACGGCGTACAAAGGCGAGTTCATGTCGACGTGCAGGATGTCGAACGGACCTTGCAGCGCGGCGAGCGCGATGGTCACGAGCGGCAGCGTCACGACGAAG
Coding sequences:
- a CDS encoding tetratricopeptide repeat protein gives rise to the protein MKRALPLLVLCSAALCSTALAESASLRAWSDARSLPPEASFAAKLPSFAACEGADFDRSKVSTDALSAYDNMVKLVTSMKADDPTRLSLEPTLAQMRVNYAKAAPLPAVQIPATLAEALKNAQAWLEKNEAAGWRAFSASEDAKDAKKASQAALAAAMLGKPNAALAALLTAQKLDPQNAQHLVNLGGVLNTLGLTGEALVVLDAAAKVSKNDSGALGWSSAATLNANRGLTLADLRRWPDAEKALTSAVDSEPMLAEARLGLARVLTCQGKTAQAAKFARAGLRRSPSVTPPPAKTTDPQATEPATVEVSEAASAKDVNASAHLPASFTFDLSRGQDFTMPNLKLPQTPGDALALLDKYQKLHDDLHARWESLRKRSEDVEARFRRQPAASPLVQARREALWQAFLHVNDEPTVKRLYDSHHKSDWEVSKADMDFSHCESGCIMPEISIKAATAEVKRALCVPAMLSQNDKWRSAMHAHAENLGAYLKASYKLHTALAANFSDPLWHERASLTAEFLVTTEFMGYVGEALHWAKDIRSYQDCVASAASSVPDKVAEDLLTPRADPCKAVFDNMSLAFSVHVVSFRISCDSMNVTAVTPGWIGAFGSISEKFATKEYTVTVGIQEGASVGVGPATVGVKSQQGAYVSWGASGITDAGVSITTSAKANVKDGATSGAQDVLKDVSGALSDKWSFIASPGGVK